In a single window of the Esox lucius isolate fEsoLuc1 chromosome 22, fEsoLuc1.pri, whole genome shotgun sequence genome:
- the igfbp2a gene encoding insulin-like growth factor-binding protein 2-A — MISYSGCSLLLLSLAFVGASLAEMVFRCPSCTAERQAACPKLTETCVEIVREPGCGCCPVCARQQGEFCGVYTPRCSSGLRCYPKPDSDLPLEQLVQGLGLCGHKVDIEPTGSQEHREQLSGEVMESQGLTEIPPVKKATKDSPWLGSKESAVRQHRQEMKTKMKTNKVEDSKTPRPKQSQCQQELDQVLERISKMPFRDNRGPLEDLYALHIPNCDKRGQYNLKQCKMSLHGQRGECWCVNPHTGRSIPSVPTVRGDPNCSQYLGGPELDPPASAQN; from the exons ATGATATCGTACTCAGGCTGCAGCTTGTTGCTGCTGTCGCTGGCTTTCGTGGGCGCCTCTCTCGCGGAGATGGTCTTCCGCTGTCCGAGTTGTACCGCCGAACGTCAAGCTGCATGCCCGAAGCTCACCGAGACCTGTGTGGAGATAGTGCGCGAACCGGGCTGCGGTTGCTGCCCCGTCTGCGCCCGGCAACAGGGCGAGTTTTGCGGCGTGTACACACCGAGATGCTCCAGCGGGCTCCGGTGTTACCCCAAGCCGGACTCCGACCTGCCTCTTGAGCAGCTGGTCCAGGGGCTGGGGTTATGCGGACACAAAGTGGACATCGAGCCTACAGGGAGCCAGGAGCACCGGGAGCAACTTAGCG GGGAGGTGATGGAATCCCAGGGCCTGACGGAGATCCCCCCTGTGAAGAAGGCCACTAAGGACAGCCCATGGCTTGGGTCCAAGGAGAGCGCCGTTCGGCAGCACCGACAGGAGATGAAGACCAAGATGAAAACCAACAAGGTAGAAGACTCCAAAACCCCCCGCCCCAAACAG AGTCAGTGTCAGCAGGAGCTGGACCAGGTGCTGGAGAGGATATCTAAGATGCCCTTCAGAGATAACAGAGGCCCTCTGGAGGATCTGTATGCCCTGCACATTCCCAACTGTGACAAGAGGGGGCAGTATAACCTCAAACAG TGTAAGATGTCCCTGCACGGCCAGAGGGGGGAGTGCTGGTGTGTCAACCCACACACCGGCCGGTCCATCCCGTCGGTCCCGACCGTGAGGGGAGACCCCAACTGCAGCCAGTACCTCGGTGGGCCGGAGTTGGATCCTCCCGCCTCGGCCCAAAACTAG
- the LOC105023725 gene encoding insulin-like growth factor-binding protein 5 gives MLVTFSILATLLLSGSGCFGSFVPCEPCDQKALSMCPPVPLGCQLVKEPGCGCCLTCALTEGQSCGVYTGTCTHGLRCLPKSGEEKPLHALLHGRGICSNEKMYKPPHPARDRDSPDDAMLLEVPPSVLHQGKVPLYVGWDHIKSRKDQAVRIAKERKDQQAKHRINGNAYSSFTLDHLQPEFGPCRRKLDGVIQKMKTTSRVMVPSLYLPNCDKKGFFKRKQCKPSLGRKRGICWCVDRFGVQLPGTDYSGGDIQCKDLESNSNNNE, from the exons ATGCTGGTTACTTTTTCCATCCTGGCGACCCTTCTCTTAAGTGGGTCGGGTTGTTTCGGTTCGTTTGTACCGTGTGAACCGTGTGACCAAAAGGCACTGTCGATGTGTCCGCCGGTACCGCTGGGATGTCAGCTGGTGAAAGAGCCGGGCTGTGGTTGCTGCCTGACGTGCGCGCTCACTGAGGGACAGTCGTGCGGAGTGTACACCGGGACTTGCACGCACGGGCTTCGGTGCCTGCCGAAGAGCGGGGAGGAAAAACCGCTACATGCGCTCCTCCATGGGAGAGGAATCTGCAGCAATGAGAAGATGTACAAGCCGCCGCATCCAGCCAGGG acCGGGATTCTCCAGATGATGCCATGTTACTGGAGGTTCCGCCGTCCGTGCTTCACCAGGGCAAGGTGCCTCTGTACGTGGGCTGGGACCACATTAAGAGCCGCAAGGACCAGGCCGTGAGAATCGCCAAAGAACGCAAAGATCAGCAGGCTAAGCACCGAATCAACGGAAATGCCTACTCAAGCTTCACCCTGGACCATCTGCAGCCAGAGTTT ggGCCCTGCAGGAGAAAGCTGGATGGCGTCATTCAGAAGATGAAAACCACATCTAGAGTCATGgttccctcactgtacctccCCAACTGTGACAAGAAAGGATTCTTCAAACGCAAACAG TGTAAGCCATCGCTCGGGCGGAAGCGGGGAATCTGTTGGTGTGTAGATCGCTTCGGGGTGCAGCTCCCTGGCACCGACTACAGTGGAGGCGACATCCAGTGCAAAGACCTGGAAAGCAACAGCAATAACAACGAATGA